In Miscanthus floridulus cultivar M001 chromosome 5, ASM1932011v1, whole genome shotgun sequence, one genomic interval encodes:
- the LOC136453452 gene encoding uncharacterized protein — MGNSLRCCLACMVPCGALDVVRIVHLSGHVDEFSCAVAAATVLAANPNHTLTTAWSPSGEPGCGSRKLVIVSPDAELKRGRIYFLIPSATLPADRRSGKKQSSCGSKKSSSGGSKRPGQSRHRHHSAKKSAAAGDTTEQDNYLRELLSEKTGGHRRRRRGARVGVWRPQLESIVEEASD, encoded by the coding sequence ATGGGCAACAGCTTGCGGTGCTGCCTGGCCTGCATGGTCCCCTGCGGCGCCCTGGACGTGGTCCGCATCGTGCACCTCAGCGGGCACGTCGACGAGTTCAGCTGCGCCGTGGCCGCGGCCACCGTGCTCGCCGCGAACCCCAACCACACGCTCACCACGGCGTGGTCCCCCTCCGGTGAGCCCGGGTGCGGGTCCAGGAAGCTCGTCATCGTGTCGCCCGACGCCGAGCTCAAACGCGGCCGCATCTACTTCCTCATCCCGTCCGCGACACTGCCGGCCGACCGGAGGAGCGGCAAGAAGCAGAGCAGCTGCGGCTCCAAGAAGAGCAGTAGCGGCGGCAGCAAGAGGCCGGGCCagagccgccaccgccaccacagcGCCAAGAAGAGCGCAGCAGCTGGCGACACGACGGAGCAGGACAACTACCTGAGGGAGCTGCTCTCCGAGAAGACCGGCGGCCACCGGAGGCGGCGGAGGGGCGCCCGCGTCGGCGTGTGGAGGCCGCAGCTCGAGAGCATCGTGGAGGAGGCCTCGGACTAG